ATCTCCTCATCGCCGGTATTGGTCAGGATCAGATCATAGATAACCGTGCGGTTCTCCGGTTCCGTTCGCCATATATGACTGCGATTGACCATGCGTATATTTAAGGGTATATGTGGACGGCTACCATCTTCGTAGTCAACTCCACCTAACTCGACAGACGTGTCCGAGAATTCGGCCCGCATTGAATAATCTGTAGGATAGCTCACTTTTGTAACAGCTGGCTGATTTCCGTCAGGATACATCTCGTTGATCGAAATCCAACCATCCATGGCTGTGGAAACCAACGTGTCATCGCCAACTATACCACCAACCCATATGGCACCGGCAAAAAGATATTCAGCTCCGTTGTCCGGCGGTGCTTCAAACCAACCGGTTGGCCAACCCGACCAATTCGGATATAGTCCGAATCCCCCGCCGAAACCTCCATAGCAGTCAAACCGTGTGACAATCTCCCCTGTCTGCTGTACGCCGTAGTACATCGGCCAATTGACCGGCGGATCGACAATCAAATCAGGGGACGCCAATACCTGCCCCAACGTCGAGCGATCAAAACTGGTGGAATTTAAATCAATCTCTGCGCGTGCATCTACCTGCACCCCCATCATCAGCCCTAAGGCCAAAACTACCGTAACCAACCGTAAGGTCCGCATGGCTCTCCTCCGTCGTAAAGATTTTCCTGCCCTAGATATTGACGCCTGTAAAATACTTCACCAGACGTCCCCTCGCAAAACATTTTCTGTCGTTGCTTTATACTTTCGTTGCTCAAGCTATCTAATGTGACGGCCAAAGATCAGGAACGTGTAAAGGAAATTTAGATAGTCCTACGAAAATGTTCAAGTTGATCTCGCCACAATAAGATATTCAAAAAAGTCGCGATGCGACCTATACTTTTATTTCCAGCCAACGGCCCCGACGGTAATAGATGTAGAATCCGATTGACGAAATAACACCTGACCCGGCCAGAACCCACCAGATAGCCATTTGATCCAATCCGCCCATCTGGGTCAGAAGCAGAATTGGCAGGACCTGAAGCCCCCAACCATGGATGACGGAGACGATCATAGTAGGCGTGTTCAGCCCGACCCCCATGTGGATTTCCTCAAGCATGATGAACACCCCAAAGAATGGGAATGAAAAAGCAAATGCCTGCAATATGGCTACACCATGGGCGATCGTATTCGGATTATCAAAGAAAAGTCCCATATAATATTCACAGGTGAAGTAAACAAGCACCCCGAATGCGGTCATTATGCTAATCGCCAGCAGAAGCGACTGATCGCCGGTTTTCTTGGCACGGTCGATTTTGTTGGCACCAAGATTGTGGCCGATTAGCGATGACAATCCAAGCCCGATCCCTACCAACAACATGATACCAAACCCGAAGACTTGCATCGCAACCCCGTAGGCAGCCACAACCGAAGTACCAAAGGCTGCCACTAACGGAGTAATGACCAAACGGGACCCTGAAAACGACATACTCCCCAACCATGCTGGAATACCAATTTTAATAATTTTCCACATCGACACAAGTGACATGGTCTCTTTGCCAACCAGATGCAGTCGGACATTTGCACGACCTCCGTAAAACATTACAAGGCCGATCAAGAAGGTAATGCTGTAGCTCAGAACAGAAGCATACGCAGCGCCAACAATACCCCAGGCTGGCAGACCACACCAACCAAAGATAAAAAACGGGTCGAGAATAAGATTGAGAATATTGGAACCAATCATCAGAAACATCGCCATCTGTGGATTTGCCACTCCACGCATAGCTGTGAAAATCGTATAGGTTGCATACATGACAGACAGCCCGAGGAACATCACTCGTCCATAGCTGATCCCCTGGGTCAGAGCCTCTCCTTCAGCCCCCACGAGAATTAACATATACTCGATACAGAAGAAACCAACAATCCCAAAAACGGCTCCGAAGAACAGCTTCAGCACGATGCATTCTTTGATGGCTTTCTCGGCGGCATCATATGCTTTCTCTCCATAGCGTCGGGAGATGATCGCCACCGAACCCGGACCAACGAGTTGGTTGAAGGCAAAGAAGAACCAGAGTATGTTGCTGAAAAACGTAATGGCTGCGACGCCCGCTTCTTTGCCCGGCAATTGCGCCACCCAGTAGGTATCGACCATCGCATAGATATGTTGCGCCAGGAATCCGAACATCGATGGCAGGCCCATCTTCAGGATGGACCCGATTATCGATCCTTCGGTATAATCGACGTGTTGTTTTTCCGGCTGCTTACTCATCGTTTTCTCTCCGGCCCGTGTGAGCCACAAGGTACATCATCCTGAGTACGGATCAAAGCGCGTTTTGTGTCGCAATTAAGTGGGAGATATCACTAATGTCTTGACAATTCCGGCTTGTTGGGTATAGTTATAGTGTAAGCAGATTTCACATCCTTGATAAGACATCCAGAATGATGGTTTATAGGTAATCCGGTAGCTTTTGGTCATACCATAAGTTCGGTACAACCACCAGATCCTGTCACAGGCTACCGGTAATCGAAAAATGATAGAATGTTATAGCAGGAAACACTCTAACCCGATACTCGGAGGAGGACGTTATGAAAAGAATAAGTTTGGTGGCGCTGTTATTGTGCCTGGCTCTCGTGCTGGCTAGCTCATCCGCGCTAGCGGTCGACGAACCGCCGGCGAAGGAACAGGCTGCCCAGCAGGCAACAGAAAGTGAGACGATTCCCACTCTTGGCGAGTGGGCTTTGATCATTTTCAGCGTTCTCCTGGTTGGCTATATGGCCTACACGGTAGTACGACGCAGGACAGGCATTGACTACAGCGCCTGATCTGTCGAGCAAGTAGTCGACAGATGGCAGTCCCCATCTGTCTGGGCGGGTGAGAAAATCACCCGCCCTTTCTTTTTGATGATCGGAGAATTACTCCTACAAGAATTCGACTACAGTGCCTATCGACTTCAATTCTTGAGCCCATTCGACGAAACATAGGCATGTTGTTCGGATGGCAGACTGAACGAAATCTCCCCATCAGGCGTTTCGCTTAAAATATTCCCGGTGCCACTGGTAATAGAAATAGAGTGCGGCCCAGATTGCGACCGGAATAATCTGTCCGTCGAGACGGGCCAATGTACGCTCTGTATAAAAGAGTCCCTTGCGCCAAAATGTCGGATACACGGTCTCCCCGTGCCGTTGAATATGTTGTCCGTAATAATTGAAAACGGTTATTACTTCCCGTAGTACGTGTATACAAAATATGGCCGCTAAACCCCAAGCCAGTATCTTCAGACGTACCTGCAGCTTGGTTCTGGGAACCGCCATTATCAGGGCGATGAGAAAAACTGTATTGAAAGTTAGATTGCGGTAGTTATACAACCAGGGTTTGCCGTCTGGAGTGGGGGCGTATCTCAGGATAATATTGTGATTTTTCGTATCCATCGAATGCGTGAAGCCATTGGTGTCCAAAAGCAAGACTATCTTCTCGGCACAGAAGGTAGTAACGGCGTTGGTTACCGGTACGGATACAGTCCAGATAATGAAGGCTAGTGTGAAGAAGATGACGAAGCGAATTACAAATTGCCAGCGCCCTCCCAGTCGGGTCAGTGACGGCAGTTGCAAACTCTTCTTCTTACTTCGACGGCTTGATCTTCCGCGACCAGAAGTCCCAGACAAAGATCGCCCAGACGATGATGATCGGCTGCCAGACATAGACATGTGCCTCATGAAAAACGTCGGGATAGTGCTCCCCCAAATAGAACAGGCTGATCACCCGCACCAGATTCAGGCCGAATATGGCGGCCACACCCAGCAGAAGGCCCAGTGCTTTCTCTCGCCAACTCGAAGGATAGGCCAGGATTCCGGAGATCAGTATGGCTGTAGCGTAAATACCATTGCAGCCGTCAACCACGTTAATAGCATACGAGGATGTCGACAGATAATTTTCGACTACCCAGGAAGACGCTCCAAAGATGTTCATCAGCAGACTGGCTGAATGGGTCACAAACGAAGTCCACGGCGCTACAACGTGATTATGCACAGCCTGAACGTTAAGCGCGATAACAAAACCCAGGAGAATGGCTCCAAAAACCAGGTATAGACGCAACAATACCCGCAGCACCTGTTTGTCAATTCCACGCTTCCTGGCCATCGGGAAGTTCCTCCATTCTGCTTCTTACGGAATAACCAACCCATTCACAAAGCCCTGTCGGGTTGATCACAGTGAGATCAATATAATAACCGGGCATCCACCGATCAAGCTCAAACCTTGTAGAAGTAATTCCATTCAGAGTCACCAACCTGCAACGTCAAGACTATCCACAACTTAACAAATAGGCATAAAAAATATCCACAAAGTCCAAATCGAATTCAAAAAGTCCTTGGTAAATAGTCAACAACGGTCTATCTTATGTACTTAAAGGATAGGACACCGGTATAAGGTGTTCTATGAGTGCCGCCTGTATACTTACCCGACGGCCACAGACCACAGGAGAACTTGATTTGAGACTCTGGTCAGTGCTAATAGTTGCTATTATGGTGATAGTTCCGGTTGCCCTCTCGGCCGAAGAACTTTCCGACGCTACGTCAGCATCTAAAGTATGCTTCGTCGATCTTGACGGAGACGGTCTCGATGACAACATTCGCGACTTTGATGGTGACGGTATTCCGGATTTTGAAAATCCTGTAGGAACTCCTAGTATCCCATCCGGCGGATCGGGTATTTTTGCTATAATGGAACCGCCCACTCCGGTAGTTGCTACAAAGGGTTCTGATGAGTTTGGGGACAGAAAATTCTGTACGCGGTGGCTGGCCTCGAATAGAGGTGGGTTTTCATCAGGCGATGGCTTTGGTCCGGGAGCCGGAATAGGCTCGGCGGCCATGGGCAAAGTCTGTATTGGAGGAGTCTGTTTCTAACTCTGGGATTATGGAATAGCAAACTATGTATCGACGTCTTTGGCTCTACTTGCTTCTTGTTGTTCTGTGTGGATCGGTTTCCGCAGATGTTAATCTCAATGTTGGCTTCAACCGGGGCTACGATGACAATTTATTCAAAGACTCAACCGACCAGATAGCACCTTATAGCAAGGCCAATGCCTCTGTAAGTTACGATCCTTTTTCGTTTCTCCAGTTGAAAGGGCACCAGGAATTGACCTACTATGGTCGATTCCATGACCTTAGTAATACTCTCTGGGGTCTGAACAGCGTCTGGCTCCCCACTCGTGCCAATACCACTCTGTCAGCCTTCATTCAAGCTGGATGGGATATGCGCACCTACGGCGTCTCGTTGGAGGGTTACAACAGCACGACGATTGAAGTCAAAGCCGCTGCTGGCTACCAGTTCAAGGAGAACGTCAATTATCGTATGGGTGTGAAGGTCAAAGCCAACAGATATCCCTCTGACAGTACTGATTCTGACAATACACAATTGGAGTTCTTCTCAGGCATCAACATGACTTTCCTCGGTTCCAACTCCCTTGACATTGAAGCCGGCTGGGGAAATTCCGATTACAAATTCGTTGATGCTCTAATCTATCCTGAGATGCCTGAGTTTCCTTCTGGGGCACCGGTTGACGCTGACTCTGTACTCACCGACGGTGATTTCAATTCCGTGTATATCTCCCCCAGATTCTCTCGCCCGGTAGGTTCAAAAACCGGCATAAGTCTCATCTACCAGTACCGACACTTTCAGCTTAGCGACAACGCTGTTGTCCTGGGTTCTTCTATTCCCTTCCTTTCACCCTGGAATGCGTTCTATGATGGATCGTCCGTACAATTGCGTGTGAAGACACATCTTGTACCGCGCCTGATCATTTCAGCAGGTGCTGGATACTGGGACAAAACGTACCTCAGAACGGTAGAACTCTATGAATTGCTGATGTATCCCGATATCCCTGAGATCACATATTGGGAGACACGATACGGGCGTCTTGACGAAGCTCTCCGGCGCGAAGACTGGCAATCTAAGCTATATGTTGAAATTCAACGGCCGATAAAGATAGATAATGGCTTCATGGCAGATTTCTCTGCCTCGGTCCAGTATGAAGACAACCGCTCGTCGATCGACAGATACGATTATACGTGCTGGACGATTCTATGCGGAGTGTCGTTCAAACGCTGATTGCGATCCCGGTTGCTGCCGGAACAGAGATACTCCGATGGTCTTTATCGGCCAACAGAAAAGGATAAGAGATTCAATGCGCAAATCGTGCGCTATACGTGAATTATGGTTTGACAATGCTAAATAATCTAATCACATACTCATGAGGTACTTATCATGAACGCTTGCAAATGTACTCAGAGGACGCTCCTCGGACTGCTGGTCGCTTTGCTGTTGCTGCCTACTCTCGCTTTGAGTGGCACACCAGACCCAACTCCGGTAGAACGTCCTCTCAACTATGAGTTCGTCATGCCGCAGCAATCTGCAAAGTCAGATCCTGGTGACTACACAGGTTTCATACGCCTGTATGTCGTGGAGCCAGAATCACGTTTTACGACATACGGCACTAAATACCAGAATGGCTTTCTGAACCTGCCGATCGATTCTTCTATTACACTTTCTGATGGTAGTCGTCATTATAGGCGCTATATCTGGAATCACAACTTAGGTGGGATTCAATCCGATAATATCGCGGTCATCTCCACAATTGTGAATGACGACCCGTACACCGCCTACGCAAAACCTCCATCATCCAACCCGTTCGTGGCACTCTACGTCGATGCCACAGCCTATGCCGCTGCCGGAGAGACCGACAGCAACAAGACGACTGAAGGCTTCACGCATACTGTGTTCGTCGAGGAATATACACGAGATGGCTGACCATCTTGCGGTCCAGCCAGGTACTGGCTGAATAAAATCAAGACAGCAGGAACTCACAATTTTCAATTTGCTGCGATGGTCATGTCCTTTGGGGTTAATAACACTGTGGCCAACACCGAAGCTAGTAATCGCGGCTGGGACGAGTTTAATAACTATTGGACTCCTACCCTGTACGGCGACGGTGGCGATTCCCTTCTCTTCAATGAAGTCGATGAATATGAAGATTGGATTTCTTACTGCGGCTCGCGCGAAGTTGCCGATGTCGGTATCGTTCTTCACACAACATGGTTGGGTGGCGGTGATTTGCAAATCGACGTTGCATTTGCTCACGGTACCCCGACTAACACCGTCACTGCGCCATCGAAGCCGGACGGACCGGCAGAAATGCTGATTGACACCGTCGGGGAATATACTGTCACCGGCATCGATGCCGAAGATGACTCTCTCTGGTATATGTGGAACTGGGGTGATGGCGAACACAGTGATTGGCTTGGCCCCTACGCCAGTGGCGAATCGTGCGTCCAGTCGCATTCCTATGATGAGATCGGCAATTATGATATTACCGTTGTGAGCAAGGACTACTTCCACGAAGCAGCTCCATCAACAGCCACATCGGTTAACATTATATGCTGTATTGAACGCGGTAATGTCGATTACTTAGGCGATATTAATATCGGTGACTTGACTTACCTCGTAAATTTCATGTTCACTGGTGGAGAAGCTCCTCCGTGCCTTGAGGTGGGCAATGTAGATGCCATTGGCGATATCAATATCGGTGACTTGACTTACCTTGTGAATTTCATGTTCACT
This is a stretch of genomic DNA from Candidatus Zixiibacteriota bacterium. It encodes these proteins:
- a CDS encoding MATE family efflux transporter gives rise to the protein MSKQPEKQHVDYTEGSIIGSILKMGLPSMFGFLAQHIYAMVDTYWVAQLPGKEAGVAAITFFSNILWFFFAFNQLVGPGSVAIISRRYGEKAYDAAEKAIKECIVLKLFFGAVFGIVGFFCIEYMLILVGAEGEALTQGISYGRVMFLGLSVMYATYTIFTAMRGVANPQMAMFLMIGSNILNLILDPFFIFGWCGLPAWGIVGAAYASVLSYSITFLIGLVMFYGGRANVRLHLVGKETMSLVSMWKIIKIGIPAWLGSMSFSGSRLVITPLVAAFGTSVVAAYGVAMQVFGFGIMLLVGIGLGLSSLIGHNLGANKIDRAKKTGDQSLLLAISIMTAFGVLVYFTCEYYMGLFFDNPNTIAHGVAILQAFAFSFPFFGVFIMLEEIHMGVGLNTPTMIVSVIHGWGLQVLPILLLTQMGGLDQMAIWWVLAGSGVISSIGFYIYYRRGRWLEIKV
- a CDS encoding IPTL-CTERM sorting domain-containing protein; protein product: MKRISLVALLLCLALVLASSSALAVDEPPAKEQAAQQATESETIPTLGEWALIIFSVLLVGYMAYTVVRRRTGIDYSA
- the xrtH gene encoding exosortase H translates to MARKRGIDKQVLRVLLRLYLVFGAILLGFVIALNVQAVHNHVVAPWTSFVTHSASLLMNIFGASSWVVENYLSTSSYAINVVDGCNGIYATAILISGILAYPSSWREKALGLLLGVAAIFGLNLVRVISLFYLGEHYPDVFHEAHVYVWQPIIIVWAIFVWDFWSRKIKPSK